Sequence from the Helicobacter sp. MIT 21-1697 genome:
TCAAACAGACATATATGGGCTATTAAAGTCATATTCCAAAAATGATATCCAATACGCTCTTTACTACGCGGAGATCAAAGGTTATATCACTAGAACCAAAAAGGGTAGGAGCTATATTCTTAATTTGGGACAAAATCAATGATAGGCTCAAAACTAATAGCATTAAGAAACGAACATCAAATGACGCAGAAAGGTTTTGCAGAACGAACAGGGATATCTTATGGGACATTACAAGCTTATGAGTATGGCACGCAGTCGCCGCGTTACGATTATCTAACAAAAGTGTCGGATATATTTAATGTTCCTATGATGTTTTTTTTAGATGACGATACCCCATCAGGCAATTCTTACACAGCTCCAACAGGATTCGTTAGTGATTCGTTAGATGTTCGTAAGTCGGATTCGTTAGTCAATAATAATGATTCGTTACTCCCTCACA
This genomic interval carries:
- a CDS encoding XRE family transcriptional regulator → MIGSKLIALRNEHQMTQKGFAERTGISYGTLQAYEYGTQSPRYDYLTKVSDIFNVPMMFFLDDDTPSGNSYTAPTGFVSDSLDVRKSDSLVNNNDSLLPHKPSTIQIPVYDDVYASAGQGLLNEEYITRHIGMQKDFLRDYFGVANFLGLSIITARGDSMSPTIPENCQLLIQQSDSFQEGQICVVRLDNELYVKR